A DNA window from Vigna angularis cultivar LongXiaoDou No.4 chromosome 1, ASM1680809v1, whole genome shotgun sequence contains the following coding sequences:
- the LOC108342539 gene encoding uncharacterized protein LOC108342539: MESAWSNGKMKVLKPRTSNENIPPMQIDSDERRGRYIQPSAMSPRFQPYAENIDAGSPLSRYLFAGSPLSGKVASASEAFSPPSFSAWSTKGLPYCGNSSGRSSSFGSRGRLSPSPLSSIENMEVASFMSPPMYRTAATGDDDVLVMDDILVRPMSGGKSGRSSSSSGRGSSSSSSASKSVFKTDICRAWEESASCRYTSKCQLHLKEEAQSGRPSPKSKSRAETSTSSSVRAGSSTHGPSSDIVEQQDAGAESDQQGATSQPTSPESANNWSPLDDGIEVVLPGSDEAPSREEIHAYISSLKHGRTAKRRLPVFEAIIKGT; the protein is encoded by the exons ATGGAAAGCGCATGGAGCAACGGCAAGATGAAGGTCCTGAAGCCGAGGACTTCGAACGAGAACATTCCACCGATGCAGATAGACTCGGATGAGAGAAGAGGACGCTATATCCAACCGTCAGCGATGAGTCCACGGTTTCAACCGTACGCCGAAAACATCGACGCCGGTTCGCCTCTCTCGCGTTACCTGTTCGCCGGATCGCCGTTGTCCGGGAAGGTCGCTTCCGCCAGCGAGGCATTCAGCCCTCCCTCGTTCAGCGCATGGTCCACGAAAGGTCTTCCGTATTGCGGCAATAGTTCGGGGCGGAGCAGCAGCTTCGGCTCTCGCGGTAGGTTGTCGCCGTCACCGCTTTCGTCGATCGAGAACATGGAGGTCGCGTCATTCATGTCGCCGCCAATGTACCGAACGGCGGCGACTGGGGACGACGACGTTCTCGTGATGGATGACATTCTAGTGAGACCAATGTCCGGGGGAAAGAGTGGAAGGTCTTCATCCTCCTCCGGCCGCGGTTCGTCCTCTTCGTCGTCGGCGTCCAAGAGCGTGTTCAAGACAGATATTTGCAGAGCGTGGGAAGAGTCCGCTAGCTGCCGCTACACCTCCAAATGCCAG TTACACTTAAAAGAAGAGGCTCAGTCTGGTCGTCCCTCCCCGAAAAGCAAATCCAGG GCAGAGACAAGCACATCATCATCTGTGAGAGCAGGATCAAGCACGCATGGCCCAAGCAGCGACATTGTTGAACAGCAGGATGCAGGAGCGGAGTCTGATCAGCAAGGCGCAACTTCCCAACCAACTTCACCCGAATCTGCCAATAACTGGTCACCCCTGGATGATGGTATTGAGGTTGTACTCCCAGGTTCAGATGAAGCTCCATCAAGAGAAGAAATTCATGCTTATATTTCCAGTCTTAAACATGGCCGGACTGCTAAAAGGAGACTACCGGTATTTGAAGCAATTATCAAAGGGACTTGA
- the LOC108319048 gene encoding dynamin-like protein ARC5 encodes MEREMKLAQEEEEEQREWRLYEAYNELHALAQDLQTPFDAPAVLVVGHQTDGKSALVEALMGFQFNHVGGGTKTRRPITLHMKYDPQCESPSCHLVSDTDPSLSHHKSLPQIQAFIEAENARLEQDSSQFSAKEIIIRVEYKYCPNLTIIDTPGLIAPAPGRRNRALQAQARAVEALVRAKMQHKEFIILCLEDCSDWSNATTRRVVMQVDPELARTVIVSTKLDTRIPQFARPSDVEVFLSPPPSTLDGCILGDSPFFTSVPSGRVGCGTGYLYSSNDEFKQAVCFREIEDVASLEEKLGRALSKQERSRIGVSKLRLFLEELLQKRYINNVPLIIPLLEKEYRSVTRKLSDINQELSTLDEAKLKEKGRAFHDMFLTKLSLLLKGTVVAPPDKFGETLQDERINGGAFIGADGVQFPHKLIPNASMRLYGGAQYHRAMAEFRFVVGGIKCPPITREEIVNACGVEDIHDGTNYSRTACVIAVAKARDTFEPFLHQLGSRLLYILKRLLPISVYLLQKDSEYLSGHEVFLRRVASAFNNFSESTEKSCHEKCMEDLVSTTRYVSWSLHNKSRAGLRQFLDSFGGTEQTNNASNNPTATNISQTSVHDREDTKSQPDVKLSHVASGIDSSSSIQTTETKLADLLDSTLWNRRLAPSSERIVYGLVQQIFHGIREYFLVSTELKFNCFLLMPIVDKLPALLREDLESAFEDDLDNVFDITNLQHSFGQQKRDTEIELKRIQRLKEKFKMIHEQLIQNQVI; translated from the exons ATGGAGAGGGAAATGAAGTTGGCccaagaggaggaggaggagcagCGGGAGTGGCGCCTGTACGAAGCCTACAATGAGCTTCACGCGCTGGCCCAGGACTTGCAGACGCCCTTCGACGCTCCGGCGGTTCTGGTGGTGGGCCACCAAACGGACGGCAAGAGCGCCCTGGTGGAGGCCCTGATGGGGTTTCAGTTCAACCACGTCGGAGGCGGCACCAAGACCCGCAGGCCCATCACCCTCCACATGAAATACGACCCCCAATGCGAGTCCCCTTCTTGCCACCTCGTCTCCGACACTGACCCCTCCCTCTCTCACCACAAATCCCTCCCTCAAATTCAGGCTTTCATCGAAGCTGAAAATGCCAGGTTGGAGCAGGACTCCAGCCAATTCTCCGCCAAAGAAATCATCATCAGAGTGGAGTACAAGTACTGCCCCAACCTCACCATCATCGACACTCCCGGCCTCATCGCTCCCGCTCCCGGCCGCAGGAACCGTGCTTTACAGGCCCAGGCACGTGCCGTCGAGGCGCTCGTCCGTGCCAAGATGCAACACAAGGAGTTCATCATACTCTGCCTTGAGGATTGCAGCGACTGGAGCAACGCCACCACCAGGCGCGTCGTCATGCAGGTCGATCCTGAGCTCGCCAGGACTGTCATCGTCTCCACCAAGCTCGACACCAGGATCCCTCAGTTCGCCCGCCCTTCCGATGTCGAGGTTTTCCTCTCGCCGCCTCCCTCCACGCTTGACGGCTGCATTCTCGGTGATTCCCCCTTCTTCACCTCCGTGCCTTCCGGAAGAGTGGGCTGTGGAACCGGTTATCTCTACTCCTCCAATGACGAGTTCAAACAG GCAGTGTGCTTCAGAGAGATAGAAGATGTTGCATCTTTGGAGGAGAAGTTAGGGAGGGCATTGTCAAAGCAGGAAAGGAGTAGGATAGGCGTAAGTAAACTTAGGCTGTTTCTGGAAGAATTGCTACAGAAGAG GTATATAAATAATGTACCATTGATCATTCCACTTCTTGAGAAAGAGTATCGGAGTGTGACAAGGAAATTGAGTGACATAAATCAAGAGTTGAG CACACTTGATGAAGCCAAACTGAAGGAGAAAGGAAGAGCATTCCATGATATGTTCTTGACCAAG TTGTCATTGTTGCTTAAAGGGACAGTTGTTGCACCTCCCGATAAATTTG gtgAAACACTGCAAGATGAACGAATAAATGGAGGTGCATTTATCGGTGCTGATGGTGTTCAGTTTCCTCACAAGCTAATACCT AATGCAAGTATGCGACTTTATGGTGGAGCACAATATCATAGGGCAATGGCTGAATTTCGTTTTGTGGTTGGAGGAATAAAGTGTCCCCCAATTACTCGTGAAGAAATTGTAAATGCTTGTGGAGTCGAAGACATTCATGATGGAACAAATTACTCTAG GACTGCTTGTGTAATTGCTGTTGCAAAGGCTCGTGACACATTTGAACCCTTTCTTCATCAG TTGGGCTCCAGACTGTTGTATATACTTAAGAGACTGCTTCCCATCTCAGTTTATCTTCTTCAg AAAGATAGTGAATATCTAAGTGGCCATGAGGTGTTCCTCAGGCGTGTTGCCTCTGCCTTCAACAACTTTTCCGAATCTACGgaaaaatcatgccatgaaaa ATGTATGGAGGATTTGGTTAGCACCACCAGATATGTTTCATGGTCTCTCCACAATAAG AGTCGGGCTGGGTTACGTCAGTTCTTAGATTCATTTGGTGGAACGGAACAGACCAACAATGCTTCTAATAATCCTACGGCAACTAATATATCACAAACAAGTGTGCATGACAGAGAAGACACGAAGTCACAACCAGATGTAAAACTCAGTCATGTGGCCTCTGGGATTGATTCTAGTTCATCCATTCAGACAACAGAAACAAAGCTTGCCGACCTTCTGGATAGTACACTCTGGAATAGGAGGCTTGCACCTTCGTCTGAAAGAATTGTTTATGGCTTGGTACAACAGATATTTCATGGCATTAGAGAATATTTCCTGGTTTCCACAGAATTAAAG TTCAACTGTTTCCTTTTGATGCCCATTGTGGACAAGTTGCCTGCACTTCTCCGAGAAGACCTAGAATCTGCCTTTGAAGATGACTTGGATAATGTTTTTGATATAACCAATCTGCAGCATTCATTCGGGCAGCAAAAGAGAGATACAGAAATTGAACTGAAAAGG ATCCAGAGGCTCAAAGAGAAATTCAAAATGATACATGAGCAGCTAATTCAAAATCAAGTCATCTGA
- the LOC108342563 gene encoding uncharacterized protein LOC108342563, with amino-acid sequence MDLNMNALLSPHDAELRKDDNFGDTTLCLSGIGFGETNKATYRSSESNTGMKFSTASDDGCRLVLGLGPTPMAYDDGYSNLEFNVKKRPAKLFPLHVPSECESVLQLGLSGVTNEASSVLDCSGSTETDVNMSCFSSQTSADNYFSRIPIVDEGSTSAKKSGGYMPSLLLAPRMDIAKSSVQVQQLTNGTKPQLCPEPSSVVNYSTDPASGPQATGITSETRTSNPKRCRFFGCTKGARGASGLCIGHGGGQRCQKPGCNKGAESRTAYCKAHGGGKRCQHLGCTKSSEGKTDYCIAHGGGRRCGYPGGCTKAARGKSGLCIRHGGGKRCRIDGCTRSAEGQAGLCISHGGGRRCQLQGCTKGAQGSTMYCKAHGGGKRCSFAGCTKGAEGSTPLCKAHGGGKRCLFNGGGICPKSVHGGTNFCVAHGGGKRCAVAGCTKSARGRTDCCVRHGGGKRCRFEGCGKSAQGSTDFCKAHGGGKRCSWGDGKCEKFARGKSGLCAAHSSLVQEREMNKGMIAPGLFRGLVAAASTACSSFENNSSSGVSVVSDSNDSMETPAQRHLIPKEVLVPLSMKSPSYSNFLTAKKPDHDRNCHSSAAGCSTAQKGLDFNLPEGRVHGGDLMLYFGGNLKNALDSI; translated from the coding sequence ATGGATTTGAACATGAACGCTTTACTGTCTCCTCATGACGCTGAACTCAGGAAAGATGACAACTTCGGTGATACTACATTATGCTTGAGTGGCATTGGTTTTGGGGAAACAAATAAGGCTACTTATAGATCTAGTGAGAGCAATACTGGGATGAAGTTTTCCACTGCTTCTGATGATGGCTGCAGATTGGTTTTGGGATTGGGCCCAACCCCAATGGCATATGACGATGGCTACAGCAATTTGgagtttaatgtaaaaaaaaggCCAGCCAAACTTTTTCCTCTGCACGTGCCATCTGAATGTGAATCAGTTCTTCAACTTGGCCTTTCTGGTGTAACAAACGAGGCATCAAGTGTACTTGACTGCTCAGGCTCAACTGAGACTGATGTGAACATGTCATGTTTCTCAAGCCAAACGTCTGcagataattatttttctagGATTCCTATTGTTGATGAGGGCTCTACATCAGCAAAGAAATCAGGTGGCTATATGCCGTCACTTCTTTTAGCTCCAAGAATGGATATTGCTAAAAGTTCGGTGCAGGTGCAACAATTAACAAATGGAACTAAACCTCAATTGTGCCCAGAACCATCCAGTGTTGTAAATTACTCAACTGATCCTGCATCTGGGCCACAGGCTACAGGGATAACATCAGAGACCCGAACAAGCAATCCTAAGAGATGTAGATTTTTTGGATGTACCAAGGGAGCTCGAGGTGCTTCTGGACTTTGCATTGGACATGGTGGTGGACAGAGATGTCAAAAACCAGGATGCAACAAAGGTGCTGAGAGCCGAACTGCTTATTGTAAGGCCCATGGTGGAGGGAAGAGGTGCCAACACTTAGGATGTACTAAAAGTTCCGAGGGAAAGACAGATTATTGCATTGCGCATGGTGGTGGTAGGCGATGTGGTTATCCAGGTGGGTGCACAAAAGCTGCGCGAGGTAAGTCCGGACTTTGCATTAGACATGGAGGGGGTAAGAGGTGTAGAATAGATGGTTGCACTCGGAGTGCTGAAGGACAGGCTGGGTTGTGCATATCTCATGGGGGTGGGCGCCGTTGTCAGTTGCAAGGATGTACAAAGGGTGCACAAGGGAGCACTATGTATTGCAAGGCACATGGTGGTGGGAAACGATGCTCATTTGCAGGGTGTACCAAAGGTGCGGAAGGAAGTACCCCACTGTGCAAGGCACATGGTGGGGGAAAGCGCTGCCTTTTCAATGGAGGTGGCATTTGCCCCAAAAGTGTACATGGAGGCACAAACTTTTGTGTTGCTCATGGTGGTGGGAAGAGGTGTGCTGTTGCAGGTTGCACCAAGAGTGCACGTGGCCGTACCGACTGTTGCGTTAGGCATGGTGGGGGTAAGCGATGCAGGTTTGAAGGTTGTGGGAAAAGTGCTCAAGGGAGCACAGACTTTTGCAAGGCCCATGGCGGAGGAAAGCGATGTAGCTGGGGAGATGGAAAGTGTGAGAAATTTGCAAGGGGAAAGAGTGGCCTCTGTGCTGCTCACAGCAGCTTGGTGCAAGAGCGGGAAATGAACAAGGGCATGATTGCTCCTGGACTTTTCCGCGGTCTTGTAGCTGCTGCTTCCACTGCCTGTAGCAGTTTTGAGAACAATTCTTCCTCAGGCGTCAGTGTTGTGTCTGACTCCAATGATTCTATGGAAACTCCAGCACAAAGACACCTCATACCGAAGGAGGTGTTAGTTCCGCTTTCAATGAAATCACCATCTTATTCCAACTTCTTGACTGCTAAGAAGCCAGACCACGACAGAAACTGTCACAGCTCCGCCGCAGGTTGCAGCACTGCTCAGAAAGGCCTAGACTTTAATCTGCCGGAGGGCAGGGTCCACGGCGGTGATCTCATGTTGTATTTTGGAGGGAATCTCAAAAATGCCCTTGACAGCATCTGA
- the LOC108342529 gene encoding 15-cis-phytoene desaturase, chloroplastic/chromoplastic: MTTITLFSVPCTNLSSSPPKRFRFNPQSSAQLSPTSSSPLQNPSLPKTGVIVIGAGLAGLAAATHLNSNNIPFVLLEASDAVGGRVRTDIVDGFLLDRGFQIFITAYPEAQKLLDYQSLNLQKFYSGARIFYDGRFHTVADPLRHFWDSAKSLTNPIGSPIDKLLIGSTRIGVLSKSNEEIFAAEEVPTIALLKKLGFSDSIIGRFFRPFFGGIFFDPNLETTSRLFDFIFKCLALGDNTLPARGIAAIPEQLAARLPTGSIMLNSRAVSVDLFGSKTPLVRLQNGDVLKSELGVIVAVEEPAAVELLAGRVSQVPKKPVRSTVCLYFTANRDQIPVQDPVLFLNGSGKGIVNNMFFATNVAPSYGPPDKALVSVSLIGLFEGVSDDELVGKVIEELSGWFGGKLVREWKHLRTYRIGFAQPNQCPPTDLKKNPRVESGLYVCGDYLTSATFDGALVSGRRASESLLKDRTLTPSS, encoded by the coding sequence ATGACTACCATCACACTATTTTCCGTCCCTTGCACAAACCTCTCCTCTTCTCCTCCAAAACGATTCAGATTCAATCCCCAATCCTCCGCACAACTTTCCCCCACCTCTTCCTCACCTTTGCAAAACCCCTCACTACCCAAAACCGGAGTCATTGTCATCGGCGCTGGCCTCGCCGGCCTTGCCGCCGCCACTCACCTGAACTCCAACAACATCCCCTTCGTCCTCCTCGAAGCTTCAGACGCGGTCGGCGGCCGCGTCCGCACCGACATTGTCGACGGCTTCCTCCTGGACCGCGGCTTCCAAATCTTCATCACCGCTTATCCAGAAGCCCAAAAGCTCCTCGATTACCAGTCCCTGAATCTCCAGAAGTTCTACTCCGGAGCTCGAATTTTCTACGATGGTCGATTTCACACCGTCGCCGACCCTCTCCGTCACTTCTGGGACTCCGCAAAATCCCTCACCAATCCGATTGGATCACCCATCGACAAGCTACTAATCGGATCCACCAGAATTGGCGTCCTCTCCAAATCCAACGAAGAAATCTTCGCCGCAGAGGAAGTCCCCACAATTGCTTTACTCAAGAAGCTAGGGTTTTCCGATTCCATCATCGGAAGGTTCTTCCGCCCCTTCTTCGGCGGAATCTTCTTTGATCCAAACCTGGAAACCACGTCGCGCCTGTTCGATTTCATCTTCAAGTGCCTCGCTCTCGGAGACAACACCCTGCCGGCGAGAGGCATAGCAGCTATTCCGGAACAGCTGGCAGCGAGGTTGCCAACTGGTTCGATCATGCTCAACTCCAGGGCCGTTTCCGTCGACCTCTTCGGCTCCAAAACGCCTCTCGTGAGACTGCAAAATGGCGACGTTTTGAAGAGCGAGCTGGGAGTCATCGTCGCAGTCGAAGAACCCGCGGCAGTTGAGCTATTAGCGGGAAGGGTTAGTCAGGTTCCTAAGAAACCGGTTCGAAGCACGGTATGCTTGTATTTCACCGCGAACCGGGATCAGATACCGGTTCAAGACCCGGTCCTATTTCTTAACGGGTCAGGTAAGGGCATTGTAAACAACATGTTCTTTGCAACGAATGTGGCTCCATCTTACGGGCCACCCGACAAGGCCCTGGTATCAGTGTCACTAATTGGGTTGTTTGAGGGTGTGTCCGACGATGAACTTGTGGGTAAGGTTATTGAGGAGCTTTCGGGTTGGTTTGGGGGCAAATTGGTTAGGGAGTGGAAACATTTAAGGACCTATCGAATCGGGTTTGCCCAGCCCAATCAGTGCCCACCCACGGATCTGAAGAAAAACCCGAGAGTTGAGTCGGGTTTGTATGTTTGTGGTGATTATTTGACCTCTGCGACGTTTGATGGTGCTTTGGTCTCTGGGAGAAGGGCATCAGAATCCCTGTTGAAGGATAGAACCCTCACCCCCTCCTCTTAA
- the LOC108319064 gene encoding L-type lectin-domain containing receptor kinase S.4, protein MAMHASGILLVVLYSLLRFALSDINFVKYDFLQAGLKMDGAYVRPNGILTLTNDSSKIFGHAFYPSPLPFKSSKNKSIVSTFSTTFVFSIVPKYPDLGGHGFAFVLISTNEPKGCLTNQYLGLPNETSNKELSTRFLAVEFDGVQNLELEDIDDNHVGIDISSLISNTSKSAAYYLERNGQEDHSKNISFSLKSGKPIQAWVDYNEGEMMMHVTVSPFGMPKPYFPLISFRIDLSLVFDDYMYAGFSASNGLLVAEYNIHGWSFKVGAAAQELEKSSVPLIRSNTSIKVVHKKHFAVGITLASASLFILTIIGALALHRLRNREEVLEDWELEFATHKFKYSELHSATGRFGDRNLIGYGGFGKVYRGVIPSTGLEVAVKRVAPDSRQGIREFVAEITSMTQLKHRNLVQLHGWCRKQDELLIVYDYLPNGSLDKLLFENDHQKKKLLTWEQRYKIITGVAQGLLYLHEESEVQVVHRDVKPSNVLIDADLQPKLGDFGLARTYEHGINPQTTSVVGTLGYMAPELTKTGKARTSTDVYGYGVLILEVACGRRPIEPQKNPEELVLVDWVRDLHHRGQICRAIDPSLYEYDKDEAQLVLSLGLLCSHPNPHYRPNMRRIVQFLMGEIILSPLPPDIHSEGPREIAKCPCNFPYDSQPSSSVVSSSNYYSLTCFDEVVYPAELTGITS, encoded by the coding sequence ATGGCAATGCATGCATCTGGCATCCTTTTGGTTGTTCTGTACTCTCTGTTGAGATTTGCATTGTCGGAtatcaattttgtaaaatatgattttctgcAAGCAGGCTTGAAAATGGATGGAGCTTATGTGAGGCCAAATGGCATACTTACCTTGACAAATGATTCCTCAAAAATCTTTGGCCATGCATTCTATCCATCTCCTTTGCCATTCAAATCTAGCAAAAACAAATCCATTGTTTCAACCTTTAGCACTACCTTTGTGTTTTCCATAGTTCCTAAGTACCCAGATCTTGGAGGACACGGTTTTGCATTCGTCCTAATATCTACCAACGAACCAAAAGGGTGCCTCACAAATCAATATTTAGGCCTCCCAAATGAGACAAGTAATAAGGAACTCTCAACCCGGTTCCTAGCTGTAGAGTTTGATGGGGTACAGAACCTTGAACTTGAAGACATCGATGATAATCACGTGGGGATAGATATATCCAGCCTCATCTCTAACACATCTAAGTCAGCAGCATACTATTTAGAAAGAAATGGCCAAGAAGATCACAGCAAGAACATTTCCTTCAGTTTGAAGAGTGGAAAACCCATTCAAGCATGGGTTGATTACAATGAAGGGGAGATGATGATGCATGTCACAGTTTCTCCTTTTGGCATGCCAAAGCCATATTTTCCTTTGATATCATTTCGCATAGACCTATCCTTGGTGTTTGATGATTATATGTATGCAGGTTTTTCTGCTTCCAACGGTCTGCTGGTAGCTGAGTATAATATACATGGTTGGAGCTTCAAAGTAGGAGCAGCAGCACAAGAGCTAGAAAAATCATCCGTGCCACTTATTCGGTCAAATACTTCTATTAAGGTGGTGCACAAAAAACACTTTGCAGTAGGTATTACTCTAGCAAGTGCATCTCTTTTTATATTGACAATTATAGGAGCTCTTGCCCTGCACAGATTAAGAAATAGGGAGGAGGTTTTAGAGGATTGGGAACTCGAATTTGCcacacataaatttaaatattctgAGCTCCATTCAGCTACAGGAAGGTTTGGGGACAGAAACCTTATTGGGTATGGAGGTTTTGGTAAAGTCTACAGAGGTGTAATCCCTAGCACAGGACTAGAAGTAGCCGTAAAGCGGGTTGCTCCTGATTCAAGGCAAGGAATCAGAGAATTTGTAGCGGAAATAACAAGCATGACACAGCTTAAGCATAGAAATTTGGTGCAATTACATGGGTGGTGCAGGAAGCAGGATGAACTCCTCATTGTGTATGATTATCTACCAAATGGAAGCCTAGACAAGCTTCTGTTTGAAAATGATcatcaaaagaagaaattacTAACTTGGGAACAAAGATACAAAATCATTACTGGAGTTGCCCAAGGGCTGTTGTATCTCCATGAAGAAAGTGAGGTGCAGGTTGTTCACAGAGATGTAAAGCCAAGCAATGTCCTGATAGATGCAGATCTCCAACCAAAGCTTGGAGATTTCGGTCTTGCAAGGACTTACGAGCATGGAATCAATCCACAGACAACAAGCGTTGTGGGAACATTAGGCTACATGGCCCCTGAGCTCACCAAGACTGGGAAAGCAAGAACAAGCACAGATGTATATGGGTATGGAGTACTCATTTTGGAAGTAGCATGTGGAAGGAGGCCAATAGAGCCCCAAAAGAATCCCGAGGAACTGGTATTGGTAGATTGGGTTAGAGATCTACATCACCGAGGACAGATCTGCAGAGCTATTGACCCCAGTTTATATGAGTATGACAAAGATGAAGCTCAGCTTGTGCTTAGTCTTGGATTGCTTTGCTCTCATCCCAATCCTCATTACAGACCTAATATGAGAAGGATTGTCCAGTTCCTTATGGGAGAAATTAtcctttctccacttcctcctgACATTCACAGTGAAGGTCCAAGAGAAATAGCAAAATGTCCCTGCAACTTTCCATATGATTCTCAACCTTCAAGTTCTGTGGTGTCTTCGTCAAACTATTATAGTCTTACATGCTTTGATGAGGTGGTCTACCCTGCTGAACTCACTGGTATCACTTCATAG